The genomic interval ACGTGTAATATCAGTGAACACAAGCATTGTATACAGTTTTGTGGAAAGATAATATTGAAAAGCACTTTAAAAGCTCATATCTACTGAAGAGATCCAAAATAAGACCTCTATCACCTCCTTGTGGCCAGAAACAAAATTGCACAGAAAAGTCATTAAGGGAGCTCAGTGGGAGATGATGAGAAGGAGCAGCCTTGTGTGAAGTAAACACTCTCAGATGTGTGTTTCAGTATTTTCCATTACAAACAGAGGAAACGGCAGACAGGAAAATGAATGAGCAGCCAGTCAGATGAAACAGAGATTATAAAGCACTCTTTGGGTTTGCACCTTTAACTTTAATAGAACACACCTGCTCAGTTTCTCTCTgactttctttccctctctttctctattccttTCCCCTATccatttctcactctctctctctctcacacacacacacacacacacaaacacacacacacatacacacacacacacacacacacacacacacacacacacacacacacacacacgcacttcctTCACCGTAGCGAGGGCTTGTCTCTGCTGGCTCTAATGGCCTTCTGTGCGAGGTCCTGATCAGTGTCATTAAGCCTGTCCCAGTCCATCAGCACCCTGCCCTTGTGCTGAGACGCCGCTGATGACGGGTAAACAATTGGTGCCGTGGGCCCCCAGCTTCTTCTATCTTATTTACCCAGCATGGGTGACTTCGCCACATCGCATACAGGAAAGCGACAGGCCCAGAACAGGAAGAGGCAGATGCCTATCAAAGGCCTGATTTTTCTCAGCTCGCTCCCCTCCTCATGCCCAGAGGGGTGTGCGTGTTGTCAGGACTTTGATTAGTAAACAAAGACAACAAGCGAGCCTGTTTGCCTGGAGGAGAGGCCTGTGGGACGCAGACAGATGGCTGTTGTGCCACCATACACACGCTTGACTCCTGTTACGTGTCTTTGACGCGGCGATGGTGAAGAAATCCAGCCTGGTGCTTGCCTCACTTAATGCTTCTAAtacaggggtgtcaaactcatatcaAGCAGTGGGCCGGacttgttggaatgagacctcacgggggccgtcattgtcatggtcattatccTTCTTCTGCAAGGGTATAGGAGTACCACAAACGAGTTACTAGGAGTGCTGCTTGGGTGTTGAGATGTGGATGCAGACATAGAGCATGCAGCCTACGGACTGCCAGGCATGTTTTTTAATGGATAGCCAAAtttaaaataaaggctttttaatttATATTCCTTTTGAGTGCCTCAGAATTACTGTTTATATGGGTATAGGAGTGTTGATAGAtgatactgtatactgtacttCTTTACTATACCCACTTATGAGCAAACTAGTACAAGtcatgtactgctgtcatatactgctATTTTCCTCTTAAAATACCCTACttccatttcagtttttttagcTACTTCCTTCTTGAGGATGGTTTAATTaatttatcatatcatagagatattgcttattacgcAACTGGAAGTGAATATCTTTTTCATGAATCCTGCTGGagggcctgatctggcccccgggccttatgtttgacacccctgttcTAATAGGTCTGTCCTATAGGTCATTTAGAAGTTGTATTTTAACAAAAGTGAGCAAGTTATAATCCTCACACTTAATATTTTCAATATACCGATGGAACATGCAAGCAAATAATCAGTTCCCAGACAATGCAAAGATCAATtagtctttttaaaatattttgctCATGTAACTCTTCATTCTTAGAATCTTATGACATGCTATTTGTTACAGTTTATCTTAGTCGCTTTTAGGCATTCCACGAATCGTCATCATCACATTTGCACAACAgttggtgcatttctcaaaacaatcaGAGCAAACTGCACCACAGGGTGGATTACCTGCAAAAACAAGTACGGTACCTTGCTCAAAAGCAATGAACCTGTCAGTGCAATCAGAATGACAAGTCCTTACGCCATTGTTCATGAACAAGACAGTCAAACTGCTTTGTCATGTTGTCAGTGACAGTTTACTCTAAGCACAAGGATGTGTGGCATAGTTATTTTAAAACTACACAGTTACACATTATTGTATAGGAGGCATTGATTGCAAGAGGCAGGACAGatttcacagatttcactgtaCTGTTCACACTGTCATTTATTGACAGAGGTGTCACAGTATAAAAAACAGCATTTTACATCATTGTGCAAAGGAAAAATGACCAATTTACCGGAAACACTCCTTGGGCAGAGCTGTGCCAGATTTATTTACGTTCCTGTCAGCCCGTATATTTACATTCACATAAATATGCTCGCCAGAGTGACAACTAGTTATGACCGCTAATTCAACACTTTtgcatgtaatgactcaagtgATGAAATAGggcctatttgttttataaggtaggactattcagcatggaaccagtatagtgcattttgaccaacatgacattagcaattaaaaatgtaaaacaacTGCAGACCTTTGCACACAAGCAGTTGCATGGATAAACTAAAGCATTTGCTGTCTGTTCAAAGCTATGTCCAaaagactgagaaaaactataATATGGTGGTATGTTGACTGTTTGGGTTGTATTTAGGAGAAACATATTTTCTTTCAGCACCTCTGTGTCTAAAATGTCCCTTTGAGGTAGATTTCTGTGGAAAGGCAGACATAGGCAGGTGATTGTCTCCTTGTGTTCAGATCTTTATTTATCTGTTCATACAGTTTAAATAAGTTCTGAATGGAGATGATACAGAATACTGAAAACATGACacagatagatcgatagatagatagatagatagatagatagatagatagatagatagatagatagatagatagatagatagatagatggataaatagatagatatttggataaataggtagatagatatTTCTACTTGTTTCTTCCCTCCATAATgtagtgcctataaaaagtattcacacCCCTTGGACTTCCCCTTTTACTGCTTTTTATGAAATCTTGATCAATTTGATTTGGCCTTTTTTTAACAATAATTTGCAAAAATCTgactctttaatgtcaaagtgatagcagatttctacaaagtaatgttaagtaattaaaaataaataatgcaaaataagctaTTGCATAAATATAGTAGATGCACCTTTTGCAGCAATTAAAGCAGGGAGTCTGCATGGATAGTTCTCAGTTAGGCTTACCTATCTCCATTTCACTAATTGTGATACTACTAGCACCAACTGGCTGGACTGCTGTTGATTTAGGTCAGTCACTTTGTAgaaatttgttttcactttgactttaaagaggggatttttataaattattgtaaaaaaaggccaaattaaattgattaagattccatttataaaagcagtaaaaggggaaatatccaaaggaggtgaatactttttattgGAACTGTAAAGTGACTCTCTGTAAAGtgactctctcactctgtgatGTATTAGTAAATATTTTCTGTAACAGTGACACTGATACCTCCCCTGTAATTGTATGTCCACCTGAGACACTGTCAACAGCCATTTAGTGATTCAGACACACCACACGTCCTGTAAAACCTGGACAACACACAGGGCAGCACATGAAGTGACACTGTAAACAGCAGACCTGGACTGCCACTGTGGTTGTTATTTTTCACCTCTGACTGTTGTCAGGTtataattttctttattgaCAGGCCAATTGCAGACTCCATAATTAGTGATATTTTTCTCTGATGTGCGTGACACAAGGTTGCCTACAGCAGTTACTATTTGAGACATTTTCTCTGTCAGTGGGGGGGAGGATTATGCTTTAAAAGTAGTCATAAATTATAACTTGAAACTGAATAACTCAGTAGAAGCTCTAGTATTTGGTGTCTAACTTGTTTCATAATATGCATTATGACCAAATTTCCTTTGACCTTCAAATGCTTACTTAGAGAGTATTTGAGTAGGTAGACACCCTAATGCAGCTTATGCCTGCTAAACAATACCAGTGCAAACAACAACAAGATAAATTAGATTGTGGTTGATTGGAAGTAATCTTTTGTGAGACAGATTATGGCAACCCTGGTGTTTGtcaatgtagtgtgtgtgtgtgtgtgtgtgtgtgtgtgtgtgtgtgtgtgtgtgtgtgtgtgtgtgtgtgtgtgtgtgtgtgtgtgtgtgtgtgtgtgtgtgtgtgtgtgtgtgtgtgtgtgtgtgtgtgtgtggtgagtgacgttcctcttctctcttctctctcctctgacagaggggaggggacAGCTACCACAGAGGCATGATGGGAGACGGTGGTCAGGTGCCTGGCTCCTCCCTCCCCCGGCGCTCCAGCAATCTGGCCCAGCTGGACGAAGATGACCTCTGAAGAGCCACACCACCATCCTCTTCATCAGCACCACCATCATCGCCATCTTCGTCACCACCGCTGTTGTCTACATCATCATCATGCCTTTATTATTTATCTTTCCTTTTCTTGTGGCTCTGTCTTTTTAATCACTGACGTTCTCATTGGAATGACCAAGGGACTATTTTTGCCTAATTTTTGCCTGTTCTTTTGTCGTTTTTGAGGAGAATGTAATTTGTTCCAGAGAATAAATAACCATTCCTTTTTTGGGAGGTCACTGGagttgaaggaaaaaaaaaaaatacttcaaTATGTTTGAATGAAAGTGACTGAGCTGTGTACTATGCTGAGCTGTGTACTATGCTGAGCTGTGTACTATGCTtgtccgtgtgtgtgggtgcctaTATGTGTGGATGTGAACAAACATGGAGATCCCGCGACCGACGGCTTTCTTTGTTGTGGACGTGCAGTTTATTTTCTTCTTCATGGCCACAAGTGGACACACGTCTGTGGAACGGAGCTTGCAGTGGGCCTTTCGGCTCCGCTGGACCTTAAAGTGTTTCCCCTCCCCCTGCCGCTGCCTGTTGCTACAGACGGCCCACTCCAGCTCCTGCCCACCTCCAGAACGTCTGCTGCGCGAGCAGAGCACAGCTCCCCACCTTACTCAATGCTCCTGTTCTTTCTGATATTTGAGCAAGAAATGGACAGTCGACACAATGAAATTGTACATATGAAGATGGACTGAGGCTTGATTGTTTGGGACAAAGCGAGCTCACATGTGGCCCCTAcggctggggtggggggtgggtgggtggattcTGCTCTGGGGCTCTGCTTGTCTGAGACCAGCTCCTGACTGCCGGGGGAGCAGTTGGCCGACGCTGACGCACAGATGAGAGAGTCTCATGGGACCATCGCATTGGCCCTTACTGGACAGGACATgacagaggagagtggaggcggaaagcgagaggggagggaggaagacgAGTCCTCTCTGTGTGCTGGGGGTGGACATGGCGAGCTCCCCTGAGCCCAGTCAGCGCAGTGGCGGACGCCAGGAGAGGCTCGATTCCATGAACTAGAAAGGAACGCTGGATGTGTGCCTCCCATGCTCCTACCttcactctttcattctctctctctctctctctctctctcacacacacacacacacactctcacaggtTTCTGCTCGTTAGATAGAGGGGTGTAGCCTGGTTTAACCAGACCCAAGACAAAGCTGAGAGCTGTAGGCAGGCGGAGTCAGACTACACAGGCTTATCCAAATTTCAAACACGTCTCCAGGGACCCCTTCATTTCAAAAGCAGCAAAGAAGGGTGGTTTGAACATATCTTTTCATTTCAGGACAACTCCCCCCAACATCATTAGACAAAGTGCCAAATAAGCTGGTGCCAGACCCTTTTAGGTTGAagtagagagaaaataaaatgtcccaatTTGAAGCAGTTTCTATACTAATATTTTGATACTTCTGTCAGTGCATTGTTACTGTCAGATCTTTTGGCAAATTGGAATGATCCATTAATATTGCTGGTATTCATTTCGTGTCCTTttgtaaaaacaaaagaaaaaaaggctagttttgtttttgccattttggattttgttCAAATTTTCAATTTGTGTTAATGTTTGGTGTCCTTCTAATCAAGTCATTCTAACAAAATGGGCAGTGGGTAAGGCTACACTGCAAGTTACTGGCACTGATACCCATTTAGCCACCAGACATCCCAGACCAGTTGTAGTATTGATTTCTAGCTGAGTTGTAAGACATGAAGCACAAGTGGCCATAGCTCCGATGCCTGGGCCTTAGACTAGATTAATTACCCCACTGATCCAGGAGAGGACGCCAAAGGGCTCTGCTGGGAAACAGTACAGCTCTTCAAAGGAGCTCTTGCATCTTGTCCGTTTGATctgaatttgtttttaacaaTAAAGCTTTACCAAAGGTGGCCAGATAATTATAGGCATGTCTTCAAGAAACTGTTACACAAAAATACAGGAATGGCTTGATTGATTGCTTGTCAATCCACTCATGTTTTACATATTCAAAGAGCTGGTCAAATGCCCTAATCTGGGTTTAGAGTCTGGCAGTTGTGCATGTTGTATTGAAAAGTACCCCTACAGATATACAAAATGAAATGGATACAAAGTAGGAAAAAATATGAATATGTCTATCTGACAGAAATTCATTGTTGTACTATATCAAATAAAAAAGTGTCTTTTTGAAATACAACCTTCATATTGTCTAAGTGTCCTCTGTATGAAATGATAACATCAGTATGATGAGGTTTatcattaaataaaacaaaagttggattgtttttgctatttttctgaaagagggaaaaaatgcACTTTTCCAATTTGAATATTTTTTCCCTTATGTCTAGAAGtatcctgaatttccccttggggatcaatacagtatctatctatctatctatctatctagtagaGTTGAGTTGTAAGCTGCAGGAAGAAGAGGGGCCACCCCAGTGTTAGCGGGCATCTGGCTGGTGATCTGCGCTCTGTCCCAGGGTGCAGCCTGAGCCGAGGGGGCCGTTGGGCCCCGGCGGACGGGAGAGGAGCTGGCGCTGCTGCTAACATGCCTGTGATAAACGGGGGCTGGGCAGCAGAACTGGAGCTGGGGGGGATCAAGGTATTAGCTTTCAcggtgtggggtgggggaggcaGAATCAAAGGGCCCACTGTCACCAGCAAAGGGGGTCGTGCCAGAGGGGGTTCAGTTTACTGAGAGCACCTCTGGAGGGCCGTCCAGCACCCCTCTGTTGACTCTGTGATGTCCATGCTGTGAAGGACGGCCGGGAGCAGGACCCTGGCGGCTGTGAACTTGATTGCGGAGGGTCAGGCCCGGggtccccctctccccctcttttccgTCCAGCGGTGCTCTGCAGGACTCGCACCAAGGTGTAAAATGTCAGAGGGGTTCTCTGTCATTTGTCCTCCTCAAAGTGTTGGCCCAACACCGAGGAAACAATGACCATTTCAAATTAGCATCCCCATTGTTCGGCTCATTACCATTTCAATGGCCGTCAGAAGAGGCGTTGGAAGTCAAGCGCTCTGACAATGTTAGACTTCACTGCTCGCCCATTTGCTTATACTTCCATCTTAAATATAATGAGGTTCTCAGGAAGTCCCTAAGGCATTGTTCTGTGccgcaaaacaaaaataaaggaTCCATCCCTGTGaagtgataaaaaataaagagaaCAAAAGGAGGTGGCACTTGTTTGATCCAGTCATTTATTAATGTCACATGCTTTCTTCATAGAACTGTGGGATCTATGTACAGTATTTACACCAGTTCCTATAGAGTCCAGATCTCAAGCGTAAGGTCATCATAAAGGAATGGAACTCACAGAGCATCAGTGCCTTGCAGAACACCAAACAGTCATATAACAGATGAAAACTAAGGCTTTCTTTTCTGAATGGAACACTTTTAAAATGGTAttcaaatttaatttaatttgatttgaCAATCCCTTTTATCATGTCAACATGGGTAACAGAGACAAATTAAGGATTTCAGATGTGTTTATTAAATTCAAACTTAATGTCAATGTGaaattaaaatgttaaatatatcactgatgacaaaaaaaatatatgtggaCACCTACAAAATGAGCCATATTCCATTAAGGCAACATTTTCTTCAGAAACATATGTAATCACCGCAACTAAAcattataaattatttttacttgtGCTTTCAAATGAATGCTACCTGAACCTCCTCCACTTAGTATATAACATACATTGAACTGGCTCAAAGTTATTGCATTGACATTACATGGGAAACCCAATAGATACAAGCCACCTAGAAGTTAATTAGTCATGTTGGATATATGTACATTACGGCCGATTAGAGTTGCAGTTGACAGGTTTGAGCTGGCAGTGGTTTACAGTAGAATGCAGGACCCTTGTCCATGGTCAGTTTGTGTCTTGTCCAGTGTCTCCACACAGTGTATTTATATCACGTAGTGCGTTGCACTGGCAAATCGTGCAGTCCAGCAGCTCTTTGTTACCTTTCAGACAAAGGTCCTCCCAACTTTTTCTTCCAGTGGTATCAAAAGTAGGCTAATATTAGAGTCTGTTTTGTTGCAAATATGGCTTAGCAGCTTTGCCCGAACTGCATCTCACTAGTGagagagcacgcacacacagtctgaGCGTTGTCGAGTGCACCAGTGTTCACTTTGTATGTATGTCAGGAACATGTGCGTCCAAATCTCAAAGTGTCTCGCTCCTCAgagtctctttctccctctccttccttcttttggtccccctctgtctctccactcTGGCTCAGTCTCTGTCCCCCagcctcttccctcctctcactccctcttgaTGCTGAGGAGGGTGTCTGGcccagggtggtggtggtggtgtgggtgctgctgctgctgggctggGGGTCCTCCGCGGCCCTTGCGGCCCTGGTGGGTCTTGACGTGCTTGGAGAGGTGGTCGCTGCGCATGAAGCGCTTGCCGCACTGCTGGCAGCCGAAGCGCTTCTCGCCCGTGTGCGTGCGCAGGTGGCGCTGCAGCTCGTCCGAGCGCGTGAAGCTCTTGCCGCAGAAGAGCCAGTTGCAGATGAAGGGCCGCTCACCGGCATGCCAGCGCAGGTGCGCCTTCAGGTGCGACGTCTTCTTGTACACCTTGCCGCACTCGGGGATGTGGCAGATGTGCAGTCTCTTTTTGCCGAACTCCAGCCCCGCACTGCCGCCCCCTGACGCCTGGCAGTTGGGGCACTTGCAGCGGCGGCAGCGGCGCGTGGAGCTCAGCAGGCCCTTGGAGGTGCCCTGGAGCAGGGCGGCGATCTGCGGCTGGTGGCCCAGCACCAGCTGCCGGCCCAGGGAGGAGAAGGGGTGGTTGGCCGCCGAGCCGTTGGTCTGGGGGAGGCTCCACCACTGCTGGCCCTCCTCCACGTGGCCATTGGCGGCCAGGTGGGGCCGCGCGGATGTGTTCTGCAGGAAGCTGGAGAAGTTCTGGCCCACGGCGTTGTGCTGGGGGTAGTAGGGCCCGTTGCCCTGGGCCTGGGAGGAGAGCACCTTGACCGGGGAGAGCTCAAAGGAGTAGGCGGCGGGGGGCTCGGCCGGCGGGGTGAGGGGCAGctcgtggtggtggtggtggtggtggtgatggtggtggtggtgggcggGGTGGGGCAGGCCCGTCTGCATGTGGCCCGCAAACTGAACCTTGGGCACGGTGAAGGCCATCTGGTGGGCCGCGAGGCTCGAGTTTGGGGCCACGTCATTGCTCCAGAGCTGGAACATGCCGGAAGCGGAGCTCACCGTGCCCTCATAAGGGAACTGGGGCCCCTCGGAGCCCACGCTGCCCCCCACCTGCCACGCCTGGCTGCACGTGGTGGCCAGGAAGGAGAGCGGGTTGGGGCCACTCTCTGGAGACGAGCTGGGAGTGCGGTCCTGGAGTGGACAGGTGTCAAAGAAGCAGTTATTCATCTGAGCAGTAAAAACACaacttaaacacacaaaaaataaacaaatgtaaaaTGACAGATTATTAACATAAACTTGgtcattttaactttttaattttaaaagtaactcCACATTAGCGAACATAATAATACCAGGAACAGCTAATATGCTGAGGTTACATGTGATCAAATGAAATGTCATGTTAGATTTACAGatatttaaaacatattttaaaacatattttttctaATGCATGACCTAACTCTGAGATTCTGCCCCGAGACTCTTCATGGTGTAAGGGCCAAATGGTCCATTGTTACTAAGCTAGCCTAACTTAAATGTTAATATTAGGTTTCTGTGAGTTGTTCAGACAATAGCCTACGCAGTGAAATAATCTTGCATTAGTACAGACGAACACAAGACTGTCACAAGTTTGAAACATGCATTATCTAACCTGTAAAAATGTATGGAGAAAATTGTCCGTTCTGGATAATGTCAGCGCAGCCATCAGTCCAGGCGTCCGGAGTCCGCAC from Alosa alosa isolate M-15738 ecotype Scorff River chromosome 4, AALO_Geno_1.1, whole genome shotgun sequence carries:
- the sp5l gene encoding sp5 transcription factor-like; the protein is MAALTLSRTDNFLHTFLQDRTPSSSPESGPNPLSFLATTCSQAWQVGGSVGSEGPQFPYEGTVSSASGMFQLWSNDVAPNSSLAAHQMAFTVPKVQFAGHMQTGLPHPAHHHHHHHHHHHHHELPLTPPAEPPAAYSFELSPVKVLSSQAQGNGPYYPQHNAVGQNFSSFLQNTSARPHLAANGHVEEGQQWWSLPQTNGSAANHPFSSLGRQLVLGHQPQIAALLQGTSKGLLSSTRRCRRCKCPNCQASGGGSAGLEFGKKRLHICHIPECGKVYKKTSHLKAHLRWHAGERPFICNWLFCGKSFTRSDELQRHLRTHTGEKRFGCQQCGKRFMRSDHLSKHVKTHQGRKGRGGPPAQQQQHPHHHHHPGPDTLLSIKRE